A genomic window from Gemmatimonadaceae bacterium includes:
- a CDS encoding protein-glutamate O-methyltransferase CheR, with product MTMPAAGEDEAGFRALLEQVARDRGFACGNYKDGCLRRRVAVRMRARGVASYGEYAALLSGDAAEYDQLMDVLTINVTRLYRDAEVWNALADAVLPSLWEAAGNGFTAWSAGCASGEELYTLAALLHRHAERSGTRRRLERTLVIGTDIDPGSLRAAAAATYPESAFQEMPLDLRVRYFTREAPLTALPELRSLVQVQRRDLLLDTPPVQRCDLIVCRNLLIYLDREGQERIFQRFHETLVPHGILVLGKVETMLGPARRLFTAVDQRQRIFRKVA from the coding sequence ATGACGATGCCTGCGGCCGGGGAGGACGAAGCCGGCTTCCGCGCGCTGCTCGAACAAGTGGCGCGCGACCGCGGGTTTGCCTGCGGCAACTACAAGGACGGCTGCCTGCGCCGCCGCGTGGCGGTGCGGATGCGTGCCCGCGGCGTGGCGAGCTACGGCGAGTACGCCGCCTTGCTTTCGGGCGACGCCGCCGAGTACGACCAGTTGATGGACGTGCTCACGATCAACGTCACGCGGCTGTACCGGGACGCCGAGGTCTGGAATGCACTGGCGGACGCGGTGCTGCCGTCGTTGTGGGAGGCGGCCGGCAACGGCTTCACCGCGTGGAGCGCGGGCTGCGCGTCGGGCGAGGAACTCTACACGCTGGCGGCGTTGCTGCACCGGCACGCCGAGCGCAGCGGTACGCGGCGGCGTCTCGAGCGGACGCTGGTGATCGGCACGGACATCGACCCCGGGTCACTGCGCGCGGCTGCGGCGGCGACGTATCCCGAGAGCGCGTTCCAGGAGATGCCGCTTGACCTGCGCGTGCGCTACTTCACGCGCGAGGCGCCGCTCACCGCCCTGCCCGAGCTACGCTCGCTGGTGCAGGTGCAGCGGCGCGACCTGCTGCTCGACACGCCGCCGGTGCAGCGCTGTGACTTGATCGTGTGCCGCAACCTCCTCATCTACCTCGACCGCGAGGGACAGGAGCGGATCTTCCAGCGCTTCCACGAGACGCTGGTGCCGCACGGCATCCTCGTGCTGGGCAAGGTGGAAACGATGCTCGGTCCCGCACGGCGATTGTTCACGGCCGTGGACCAACGCCAGCGCATCTTCCGGAAGGTGGCGTGA
- a CDS encoding DUF4388 domain-containing protein — protein MAIKGSLKEASLPDVLQLLSMGKKSGCLSVTHRSNFGSIYFDKGKISYASIVNRRDRLGDILVKGGVLSQEKLDEAIALQAKARGQRLGDLLVAQGMITREQLHAQIRIQIEEAVFFLFTWAEGTFNFESDIRPDEQDFLVAINPESLLLEGARRVDEWSLIEKKIPSFDVVFELDRRRLAESEPKLTTEQQTLLPLIDGRADVTALVDASGLVEFEVGKALFGLATAGYLHRVGRSKAPEDVAADVRVEEHRNLGVAFFRAGMLDEAVREFRRVTELRPEDLGARFQLGVAHLRLGKWSEALTHLEAAARQRGAKPSVHHNLALALERLGREDEAKAALETALARGGDAEPSVHLSLGVLALRRGAFAEADAHFMHARPLYGTRAPSAVWFHEAALAAALAGQLEKAVALLQEGCDAHPHAAALHNNLAVALMALGRADEAHHAITRGLQEDPGLAPLHRNLGDLLLAQGDRAGAMDAYSHAVRHHETLGPEVWARLGALRLDTGDADAARAAFEQALVLDPAHPEARTQLAALRGG, from the coding sequence ATGGCGATCAAGGGCTCCCTCAAGGAAGCGTCGCTGCCCGATGTGCTGCAGCTGCTCTCGATGGGCAAGAAGAGCGGCTGCCTGTCCGTCACGCATCGCTCGAACTTCGGGTCGATCTACTTCGACAAGGGCAAGATCAGCTACGCGAGCATCGTCAACCGGCGCGACCGCCTCGGTGACATCCTCGTGAAGGGCGGCGTGCTCAGCCAGGAGAAACTCGACGAAGCCATCGCCCTGCAGGCGAAGGCACGTGGCCAGCGGCTCGGCGACCTGCTCGTGGCCCAAGGGATGATCACGCGCGAGCAGCTGCACGCGCAGATCCGCATCCAGATCGAGGAAGCGGTGTTCTTCCTGTTCACCTGGGCCGAGGGCACGTTCAACTTCGAGTCCGACATCCGGCCCGACGAGCAGGACTTCCTTGTCGCCATCAACCCGGAGTCGCTGCTGCTCGAAGGCGCGCGGCGCGTGGACGAGTGGAGCCTAATCGAGAAGAAGATTCCGTCCTTTGACGTGGTATTCGAGCTCGACCGCCGCCGCCTCGCCGAGAGCGAGCCCAAGCTCACGACCGAGCAGCAGACACTCCTGCCGCTGATCGACGGCCGCGCCGACGTCACGGCGTTGGTGGACGCCAGCGGCCTCGTGGAGTTCGAGGTGGGCAAGGCGTTGTTCGGCCTCGCCACGGCCGGTTATCTGCACCGTGTGGGGCGGTCCAAGGCCCCGGAAGACGTGGCCGCCGACGTGCGCGTCGAGGAGCATCGCAATTTGGGCGTGGCGTTCTTCCGCGCCGGAATGCTCGACGAAGCCGTGCGCGAGTTCCGTCGCGTGACGGAGCTGCGACCCGAAGACCTCGGCGCGCGCTTCCAGCTGGGCGTGGCGCACCTGCGCCTCGGCAAGTGGAGCGAGGCCCTGACGCACCTGGAAGCGGCGGCGCGCCAGCGCGGCGCCAAGCCCTCGGTGCACCACAATCTCGCGTTGGCGCTCGAACGGCTCGGGCGTGAGGACGAAGCCAAGGCGGCGCTCGAGACGGCGCTGGCGCGGGGCGGGGACGCGGAGCCGAGCGTGCACCTTTCGCTCGGCGTACTCGCGCTGCGCCGTGGCGCCTTTGCCGAGGCCGACGCGCACTTTATGCACGCTCGTCCGCTGTACGGCACGCGGGCGCCCTCGGCGGTATGGTTCCACGAAGCGGCACTGGCGGCGGCCTTGGCCGGGCAGCTCGAGAAGGCGGTGGCGCTGCTTCAGGAAGGTTGCGATGCGCATCCACACGCGGCGGCGCTGCACAACAACCTCGCCGTGGCGCTGATGGCGCTGGGGAGGGCGGACGAGGCGCATCACGCCATCACGCGCGGCCTGCAGGAGGATCCCGGCCTCGCGCCGCTGCACCGTAACCTCGGCGACTTGCTCCTGGCGCAAGGCGACCGCGCCGGCGCGATGGACGCCTACTCGCACGCCGTGCGCCACCACGAGACATTAGGCCCCGAGGTGTGGGCGCGACTGGGCGCGTTGCGGCTGGACACCGGTGATGCCGATGCGGCACGCGCTGCCTTTGAGCAGGCGCTGGTGCTGGACCCCGCGCATCCTGAGGCGCGCACGCAGCTCGCGGCCCTACGCGGGGGATGA
- a CDS encoding ATP-binding protein yields MRLDPRLTFERLVVGASNRLAAAAARAVAEAPGTTYNPLFIYGGSGLGKTHLLTATAHLLQQLQPGAEVLALTLDEFSEQYHAAVSAGETSAFGHRLGRVDLLLLDDLQFVTGRREMQAELLRLFTVMQDGNRQIVCASDRPPSEIADVDERLISRMAGGLVVDVSLPEFEARVAILRAAIAERELDVPDAALQRLAERGIASVRELQGLLNQWIAQESMGAGGARKTLTPSGGSDALRPSGEFLSFLSDVAAVVQEQVETWQVRLREVVAYWKGEGYRTAVLERALALPREPDVQGLIATYVQAVDHLRVLEREATAVDAALGGHELFRDPERLAEAEELLEKALSGEMPPGGPNPSFTREGFDVGSANQLAVHAADAVIAQPGTRYNPLLVTGPSGVGKTHLVHAIGNAIGARSDGAVTVACVHAQALVDELIIAIQQGTVERWRARYRAADALVIDDIQFLAGKERTQDEFFFVFNALIEDGKQVILSSDRLPSEIPELAARLRSRFEGGLIAEIQPPDRPLREKLAARFLAGLGRPAPPELLDVICDPTVRSVRELIGVVNRLAAAAEALGVALDAVLARQELGLGAAASATVAPPAAAASAGDRTFLDRERVVWEWADLTGRLIEEHR; encoded by the coding sequence ATGCGGCTCGATCCCCGGCTCACGTTCGAACGCCTGGTCGTCGGCGCGTCCAACCGCCTCGCGGCGGCGGCGGCGCGTGCGGTGGCCGAGGCGCCAGGCACGACCTACAACCCGCTGTTCATCTACGGCGGGTCGGGCCTGGGCAAGACGCACCTCCTCACGGCCACGGCGCACCTGCTGCAGCAGTTGCAGCCCGGCGCCGAGGTGCTGGCGCTCACGCTCGACGAGTTCTCGGAGCAGTACCACGCCGCCGTGAGCGCGGGCGAGACGTCGGCCTTCGGGCATCGCCTCGGCCGTGTGGACCTGCTGCTGCTCGACGACCTGCAGTTCGTCACCGGCCGCCGCGAGATGCAGGCCGAGTTGCTGCGCCTGTTCACCGTGATGCAGGATGGCAATCGGCAGATCGTCTGCGCCAGCGACCGGCCGCCCAGCGAGATCGCCGACGTCGACGAGCGCCTCATCTCGCGGATGGCCGGTGGGCTGGTGGTGGACGTGAGCCTGCCGGAGTTCGAGGCGCGCGTGGCCATCCTGCGCGCGGCCATCGCCGAGCGCGAACTCGACGTGCCCGACGCCGCGCTGCAGCGTCTTGCGGAGCGGGGCATCGCCAGCGTGCGCGAACTGCAGGGCCTGCTCAATCAGTGGATCGCGCAGGAGTCGATGGGCGCGGGCGGCGCGCGCAAGACGCTGACGCCATCGGGCGGCTCCGACGCGCTGCGGCCCTCGGGCGAGTTCCTGTCCTTCCTCTCTGACGTGGCCGCGGTGGTGCAGGAGCAGGTGGAGACCTGGCAGGTCCGCCTGCGCGAGGTGGTCGCGTACTGGAAGGGCGAGGGCTACCGCACGGCGGTGCTGGAACGGGCGCTGGCGCTGCCGCGCGAGCCGGACGTGCAGGGCCTGATCGCCACCTATGTGCAAGCCGTGGACCACCTGCGCGTGCTGGAGCGCGAGGCGACGGCCGTGGACGCGGCGCTGGGCGGCCACGAACTGTTCCGCGATCCGGAGCGCCTGGCCGAAGCCGAGGAACTGCTCGAGAAGGCCCTGAGCGGCGAGATGCCGCCCGGCGGGCCCAACCCGAGCTTCACGCGCGAGGGCTTCGACGTCGGCTCGGCCAACCAGCTCGCGGTGCACGCGGCGGATGCGGTCATTGCACAGCCGGGCACGCGCTACAACCCGCTGCTCGTCACCGGCCCCAGCGGCGTCGGCAAGACGCACTTGGTGCACGCCATCGGCAACGCGATCGGCGCGCGCAGCGACGGCGCGGTGACGGTGGCCTGCGTGCACGCACAGGCGCTCGTGGACGAACTGATCATCGCCATCCAACAGGGCACGGTCGAGCGTTGGCGCGCCCGCTACCGCGCCGCCGATGCGCTGGTGATCGACGACATCCAGTTCCTCGCCGGCAAGGAACGCACGCAGGACGAGTTCTTCTTCGTGTTCAATGCGCTGATCGAGGACGGCAAGCAGGTGATCCTCTCCAGCGACCGCCTGCCGTCGGAGATCCCCGAACTGGCGGCGCGTCTGCGCTCGCGCTTCGAAGGCGGTCTCATCGCCGAGATCCAGCCGCCGGACCGCCCGCTGCGCGAGAAGCTGGCGGCGCGCTTCCTCGCCGGCCTCGGGCGTCCGGCGCCGCCGGAGCTGCTGGATGTCATCTGCGACCCGACGGTACGCAGCGTGCGCGAGCTCATCGGCGTGGTGAACCGCCTCGCCGCCGCGGCCGAGGCGCTGGGCGTTGCGCTCGACGCAGTGCTGGCGCGTCAGGAGCTCGGTCTCGGTGCCGCCGCCAGCGCGACGGTGGCGCCGCCGGCCGCAGCCGCGAGCGCGGGCGACCGCACCTTTCTCGACCGCGAGCGCGTGGTCTGGGAATGGGCCGACCTCACGGGACGCTTGATCGAGGAGCACCGCTAG
- a CDS encoding GTPase domain-containing protein, which translates to MSLVNYATREITCKIVYYGPGRSGKTTNLHYIHGQVPTDRKGQMVSLATQTDRTLFFDFLPIDLGTISGFTTRFQLYTVPGQVYYQTTRKLVLQGADGVVFVADSQARQLQENIESFQDLHENLAEQGVDARTMPLVIQYNKIDLPAELRTPVPELEDAINFRGVPSFTADALHGAGVFETLRGISEQVLRKLSAGRTG; encoded by the coding sequence GTGAGCCTCGTCAACTACGCCACGCGCGAGATCACGTGCAAGATCGTCTATTACGGGCCCGGACGGTCCGGCAAGACGACGAACCTGCACTACATCCACGGGCAGGTGCCGACGGACCGCAAGGGCCAGATGGTCTCGCTGGCGACGCAGACGGACCGCACGCTGTTCTTCGACTTCCTGCCGATCGACCTCGGGACGATCTCGGGCTTCACCACGCGCTTCCAGCTCTACACGGTGCCGGGGCAGGTGTACTACCAGACGACGCGCAAGCTGGTGCTGCAGGGCGCCGACGGCGTGGTGTTCGTCGCCGATTCGCAGGCGCGGCAGTTGCAGGAGAACATCGAGAGCTTCCAGGACCTGCACGAGAACCTCGCCGAGCAGGGCGTGGACGCGCGCACGATGCCGCTGGTGATCCAGTACAACAAGATCGACCTGCCGGCCGAGTTGCGGACGCCGGTGCCGGAGCTCGAAGACGCCATCAACTTCCGCGGCGTGCCGTCGTTCACCGCCGACGCGCTGCACGGCGCTGGCGTGTTCGAGACGCTGCGCGGCATCTCGGAGCAGGTGCTGCGCAAGCTGAGCGCGGGGCGGACCGGCTAG
- a CDS encoding roadblock/LC7 domain-containing protein, producing MSAFAPILASVTRHRGVTACLVVAEEDGIVVDATAQVGVDTAAFAALTASLFRKASRAAASAGFGGTSFCDLEAERGRVLAAGRNGLVVVAVADTRANFGLLRVDLLKAAGSL from the coding sequence ATGAGCGCCTTCGCTCCGATCCTCGCCAGCGTGACGCGGCATCGTGGCGTGACGGCCTGTCTCGTGGTCGCCGAGGAAGATGGCATCGTGGTCGACGCGACCGCGCAGGTGGGCGTGGACACGGCGGCCTTCGCGGCGCTCACGGCGTCGCTGTTCCGCAAGGCCTCGCGGGCGGCGGCCAGCGCCGGCTTCGGCGGCACGAGCTTCTGCGACCTCGAGGCGGAGCGGGGCCGCGTGCTCGCGGCGGGCCGCAACGGCCTGGTGGTGGTGGCGGTGGCCGATACGCGCGCCAACTTCGGGCTGCTGCGCGTGGACCTGCTGAAGGCGGCGGGGAGTCTATGA
- a CDS encoding tetratricopeptide repeat protein, which produces MSTDIRAMSEQLAADPSSLIFLPLAEQLLARGEYANALRVARKGADRHAHRADVHDLVARIALAMGDEPTAERAWQASMAIAADFGAAHRGMGFLCYRQGRWDEAEQHLAKARAATPGDPALEAAWEALHVARAESQQLTAAPAAASAAEAAGGLFDGSLGETGQVALLLDADGLVVAGHYHTADGEDLGAVIGAHLSGVSDEADRAMRHFGLGAWTRIAIETEAATVVMAPTGDGVTLIAAPRETPLGLVRRTLDQCAQVATQWLGGGR; this is translated from the coding sequence TTGAGCACTGACATCCGGGCGATGAGCGAGCAGCTGGCGGCGGATCCGTCGAGCTTGATCTTCCTGCCCCTGGCCGAGCAGTTGCTGGCGCGCGGCGAGTACGCCAACGCGCTGCGGGTGGCCCGCAAGGGCGCGGACCGCCACGCGCACCGCGCCGACGTGCACGACCTCGTGGCGCGCATTGCGCTGGCGATGGGCGATGAGCCGACCGCGGAGCGCGCGTGGCAGGCGTCGATGGCGATTGCGGCGGACTTCGGCGCCGCGCACCGCGGGATGGGATTCCTCTGCTACCGCCAGGGGCGTTGGGACGAGGCCGAGCAGCACCTCGCGAAGGCGCGCGCCGCGACGCCCGGAGACCCGGCGCTGGAAGCGGCCTGGGAAGCGCTACACGTCGCACGTGCGGAGTCGCAGCAGCTCACCGCCGCACCTGCTGCCGCCAGCGCCGCCGAAGCCGCGGGCGGATTGTTCGACGGGTCCCTCGGCGAGACGGGGCAGGTGGCCCTGCTGCTCGATGCCGACGGTTTGGTCGTGGCGGGGCACTACCACACGGCCGACGGCGAAGACCTCGGCGCGGTGATCGGCGCGCATCTCTCCGGCGTGAGCGACGAGGCCGACCGCGCGATGCGGCACTTCGGCCTCGGGGCGTGGACGCGCATCGCCATCGAGACCGAGGCGGCCACCGTCGTGATGGCGCCGACGGGCGACGGCGTGACGCTCATTGCGGCGCCGCGCGAGACGCCGCTGGGACTCGTGCGCCGCACGCTCGACCAGTGCGCGCAGGTGGCGACGCAATGGCTCGGAGGCGGACGATGA
- a CDS encoding DUF4388 domain-containing protein, producing MAIEGPLRELGIHDVFQLLDLSRKTGTLTVTSALRDNEGVVLFENGKVISASIRSNPHRIGDLLVRSGRLTDADLARVREAQDTGDRRRFGEILVSLGLVTSREMDRQMRLQIEAVVFELMSWSEGHFRFTEGLSDDALRDASAPLGTESLLMEGARRIDEWSRIADRVPNLSVIPDLAPGDADHPALLDLLPQEWKVLAMIDGQTDLRTIAATVSMSEFDVARVMYGLVSTGVVILRQPSRQVTPVALPSEPRRAAHQTPHDALPSALRRGADYFRRGALSDGIATWSAFIEATPQYPSAAALRDAVVGATRLLEVLEREVPVEH from the coding sequence ATGGCAATCGAAGGCCCACTCCGCGAACTCGGCATCCACGACGTCTTCCAGCTGCTCGATCTCAGCCGGAAGACCGGCACGCTCACGGTCACGTCGGCCCTGCGCGACAACGAGGGCGTGGTGCTGTTCGAGAACGGCAAGGTGATTTCGGCCAGCATCAGGTCCAACCCGCATCGCATCGGCGACCTGTTGGTGCGCTCGGGGCGCCTGACGGACGCCGACCTCGCGCGCGTCCGCGAGGCACAGGACACGGGGGACCGCCGGCGCTTCGGCGAGATCCTCGTCAGCCTCGGTCTCGTGACCTCGCGCGAGATGGACCGGCAGATGCGCCTGCAGATTGAAGCCGTCGTCTTCGAGCTGATGTCGTGGTCGGAAGGACACTTCCGGTTCACCGAAGGCCTGAGCGACGACGCGCTGCGCGATGCCTCGGCGCCGCTGGGCACCGAGTCGCTGCTGATGGAGGGGGCGCGCCGCATCGACGAGTGGTCGCGCATCGCGGACCGCGTACCGAACCTCTCGGTGATTCCCGACCTCGCGCCGGGCGACGCCGACCATCCGGCCCTGCTGGACCTGCTGCCGCAGGAGTGGAAGGTGTTGGCGATGATCGACGGGCAGACGGACCTGCGGACGATCGCCGCGACGGTGTCGATGAGCGAGTTCGACGTGGCGCGCGTGATGTACGGCCTCGTGAGCACGGGCGTGGTGATCCTGCGGCAGCCGTCGCGGCAGGTGACGCCGGTGGCCCTGCCGAGCGAGCCTCGGCGCGCCGCGCACCAGACGCCGCACGACGCGCTGCCGAGCGCGCTGCGCCGCGGCGCCGACTACTTCCGGCGCGGCGCCCTGAGCGACGGCATCGCGACCTGGAGCGCGTTCATCGAGGCGACGCCGCAGTATCCCTCCGCCGCCGCCCTGCGCGATGCGGTGGTCGGGGCCACACGGCTGCTGGAAGTGCTCGAGCGGGAGGTGCCCGTTGAGCACTGA
- a CDS encoding tetratricopeptide repeat protein, with the protein MNRPSTAAVSQRDREVLRGFARRIDPADAGAHNNLGVLYFTKGLYEEAVDAFTQALELDPKMQVAQRNLEIAYFNTGYYDRRVAELRERLRQRPDDRDTRWELGRAFALLGQPEDAIPEFQALLALRPGDVGTMIQLGLAEKAVGRLGVALSWFRTALLRDPQSGLLHFYVGEVLYNQGAFDEALTSLQRAIQLNPDQPDAHFLLSFVLGDMGQHDEAQKASKRAVQLNPALSRAQANLSLDDYDPKKYEQLVPGRQARKSQQQMQIAEGEPLAHYTLGQAFRQQGMLDEAMKEYELALVHGEDRALVVQATAELHLLRKEPQPAIGLYDELLGERADSPKLWNERGVALHQTGDHAAAAESYRQALAADPQYAIARNNLAVALFHANVPEEAIDEFREALHASPGFSKARLNLALMLVRAKRFQLALEAYRQALESDAESALAWNGVGLVLAELRRFDEARTAYARAIQIRPDYAEAHYNLSFTLTSLGDYAGALRETKRALEIDPYYTPQTFQLAIDLEFEDVDLTVVPELGGEHRLSGGVESFEFDSSILEPIFRQLEPTPETPAPAAEAGVDPYALAEDFLSKGLVDRAMAEVRRAMQRGADAARGDVLLGEAFGRQGAWGDALERFEAARRAQPDHPEALRGETQALLMLGRGSDAAVPAARLLEVLPQDVDALLLVATARFESGDPEAALEVLDRARRADPGRAEVLRGIGNVLKAMGNVDAAISSYRHALAIDGDFAAVRYDLAQLLITRGDFSEAERELLLALDAVPTYADATLALAGLHRRLEAPDKALRLLIEFLERDSYSFDGLVALGELLLDLDRPDDAAFAFQRVLRFDPEHVGAVFHQGLLLARQERYREAVACFRRVAELEPQGEFARRAFREARAVQQRLEGSDPEAEV; encoded by the coding sequence GTGAACCGACCGTCCACCGCCGCCGTGTCGCAGCGGGACCGCGAGGTCCTGCGTGGTTTCGCGCGCCGCATCGATCCGGCCGACGCGGGGGCGCACAACAATCTTGGGGTGCTGTACTTCACCAAGGGCCTCTACGAAGAGGCGGTGGACGCCTTCACCCAGGCGCTCGAACTCGACCCGAAGATGCAGGTCGCGCAGCGCAACCTGGAGATCGCGTACTTCAACACCGGCTACTACGACCGCCGCGTGGCCGAGCTGCGTGAACGGCTGCGGCAGCGGCCGGACGACCGCGATACGCGCTGGGAGCTCGGCCGCGCCTTCGCCCTGCTCGGTCAGCCGGAAGACGCCATCCCCGAGTTTCAGGCGCTACTCGCACTGCGCCCTGGCGACGTCGGCACAATGATCCAGCTCGGTCTCGCCGAGAAGGCGGTCGGACGGCTCGGCGTGGCGCTGAGTTGGTTCCGCACGGCGCTCCTTCGGGACCCGCAGAGCGGGCTGCTGCACTTCTACGTCGGTGAGGTGCTCTACAACCAGGGTGCCTTCGACGAAGCGCTCACCTCGCTGCAGCGCGCCATCCAGCTGAACCCGGACCAACCGGACGCGCACTTCCTGCTCTCGTTCGTGCTCGGCGATATGGGGCAGCACGACGAGGCGCAGAAGGCCAGCAAGCGCGCGGTACAGCTGAATCCCGCGCTCTCGCGCGCGCAGGCCAACCTCTCGCTCGACGACTACGATCCCAAGAAGTACGAGCAACTAGTGCCGGGGCGGCAGGCGCGAAAGTCGCAGCAGCAGATGCAGATCGCCGAAGGCGAGCCACTGGCGCACTACACGCTGGGGCAGGCGTTCCGGCAGCAAGGGATGCTGGACGAGGCGATGAAGGAGTACGAGTTGGCGTTGGTGCACGGGGAGGACCGCGCGCTGGTGGTGCAGGCGACGGCCGAGCTGCACCTATTACGCAAGGAACCGCAGCCGGCCATCGGGTTGTACGACGAACTGCTGGGTGAGCGCGCTGATTCGCCGAAGCTCTGGAACGAGCGCGGCGTGGCGCTGCACCAGACCGGTGACCACGCCGCCGCCGCGGAGAGCTATCGCCAGGCGCTTGCGGCCGATCCGCAGTACGCGATTGCACGCAACAACCTCGCGGTGGCGCTGTTCCACGCCAACGTGCCTGAGGAGGCGATCGACGAATTCCGCGAGGCGCTGCACGCGAGCCCAGGCTTCTCCAAGGCGCGCTTGAACCTCGCGTTGATGTTGGTGCGTGCGAAGCGTTTCCAACTGGCGCTGGAGGCCTACCGGCAGGCGCTGGAGTCGGACGCGGAGTCAGCGCTGGCGTGGAACGGCGTGGGCCTCGTGTTGGCCGAGCTGCGGCGCTTCGACGAGGCGCGCACGGCATACGCGCGCGCCATCCAGATCCGGCCCGACTACGCCGAGGCGCACTATAACCTCAGCTTCACGCTGACGAGCCTCGGCGACTACGCCGGCGCGCTGCGCGAGACCAAGCGCGCGCTGGAGATCGACCCGTACTACACGCCGCAGACCTTCCAGCTCGCCATCGACCTCGAGTTCGAGGACGTGGACCTCACGGTCGTACCCGAGCTGGGCGGCGAACACCGGCTCAGCGGCGGGGTGGAGAGCTTCGAGTTCGACAGCAGTATCCTCGAGCCGATCTTCCGCCAGTTGGAGCCGACGCCCGAGACGCCGGCACCGGCCGCAGAAGCCGGCGTCGATCCCTATGCCCTGGCGGAGGACTTCCTCTCGAAGGGCCTGGTGGACCGCGCGATGGCCGAGGTGCGGCGCGCGATGCAGCGCGGCGCCGACGCCGCGCGCGGTGACGTGCTGCTGGGCGAGGCCTTTGGCCGACAGGGTGCCTGGGGCGACGCGCTGGAGCGCTTCGAGGCGGCGCGCCGCGCCCAGCCGGACCATCCCGAGGCGCTGCGTGGCGAGACGCAGGCGCTGTTGATGCTGGGGCGCGGCAGCGACGCGGCAGTGCCCGCCGCGCGATTGCTCGAGGTGTTGCCGCAGGACGTCGACGCGCTGCTGCTCGTGGCGACGGCGCGCTTCGAGAGCGGCGATCCGGAAGCTGCGCTTGAGGTGCTCGACCGCGCCCGCCGCGCCGATCCCGGGCGCGCCGAGGTGCTGCGTGGCATCGGCAACGTGCTCAAGGCGATGGGCAACGTGGACGCGGCAATCTCGTCATATCGGCACGCGCTCGCCATCGATGGTGACTTCGCGGCCGTGCGCTACGACCTCGCGCAACTGCTGATCACGCGCGGGGATTTCTCTGAGGCGGAGCGCGAACTGCTGCTCGCGCTCGACGCCGTGCCCACCTACGCAGACGCGACCTTGGCGCTGGCCGGGCTGCACCGCCGGCTCGAGGCGCCGGATAAGGCGCTGCGCCTGCTCATCGAGTTTCTCGAGCGCGATTCGTACAGCTTCGACGGCCTGGTGGCGCTGGGCGAACTCTTGCTGGACCTCGACCGACCCGACGATGCAGCCTTTGCGTTCCAGCGCGTGCTGCGCTTCGATCCCGAGCACGTGGGCGCGGTGTTTCACCAAGGCCTGCTGTTGGCGCGACAGGAACGCTACCGCGAGGCGGTGGCCTGCTTCCGGCGCGTGGCCGAGCTGGAGCCGCAGGGCGAGTTCGCCCGCCGCGCCTTCCGCGAGGCGCGGGCGGTGCAGCAGCGGTTGGAAGGCAGTGATCCCGAGGCGGAGGTCTGA
- a CDS encoding chemotaxis protein CheC: MTHPPDDVRSLSRAALDALREVANIGAGHAATALSQITGQRIMISVPQINVAAIEDVPNQIAEGEEPVAAVAIRIAGDLTGLTLLVFPQPIAHRIAGLMMGGREVTALGAIEESALKEAGNILSAAYLNALAEFLGMRILNSPPELAIDMSDAVLSSTYVATAEGASHVFCVESEFQLQNDATPLRGFFLLLPDAVSLRAMLTAIRVA, from the coding sequence GTGACGCATCCTCCGGACGACGTACGGTCGCTCTCGCGTGCGGCGCTCGACGCGCTGCGCGAAGTCGCGAATATCGGGGCGGGGCACGCCGCCACCGCGCTCAGCCAGATCACCGGGCAGCGCATCATGATCTCGGTGCCGCAGATCAACGTCGCAGCCATCGAGGACGTGCCAAACCAGATCGCCGAGGGCGAGGAGCCGGTGGCGGCGGTGGCCATCCGCATCGCCGGCGATCTCACGGGCCTCACGCTGCTGGTGTTCCCGCAGCCGATTGCCCATCGCATCGCCGGCCTGATGATGGGCGGGCGCGAGGTCACCGCGCTGGGGGCGATCGAGGAGAGCGCGCTCAAGGAGGCGGGCAACATCCTTTCGGCGGCGTACCTGAACGCGTTGGCCGAGTTCCTCGGAATGCGCATCCTCAACTCGCCGCCGGAGCTGGCGATCGATATGAGCGATGCGGTGCTCAGCTCCACGTACGTCGCCACGGCCGAGGGTGCCTCGCACGTGTTCTGTGTGGAGAGCGAGTTCCAACTGCAGAATGATGCGACACCGCTGCGCGGATTCTTCCTGTTGCTGCCGGACGCCGTCTCCCTGCGCGCAATGCTCACCGCCATCCGGGTCGCGTGA